A region of Deinococcota bacterium DNA encodes the following proteins:
- a CDS encoding LemA family protein: protein MSLTILLVLFALAVAAVYYYNRITVLENRFRNAWSQIDVQLKRRNDLVPNLLETVKGYAAHEKEVFARVAESREKMMRAGSVKESAEAANMMTAALRSVFAIAENYPELKANENFRVLQEELSGIENKIAYARQFYNDSVLMYNNAITTFPGVAFAGPMGKDTQVYLEIPETEREVPTVSFSS from the coding sequence ATGTCTCTAACGATCCTACTGGTGCTGTTCGCCCTGGCCGTGGCGGCAGTCTACTACTACAACCGCATCACGGTCCTGGAAAACCGCTTTCGCAACGCCTGGAGCCAGATCGACGTGCAGCTCAAGAGGCGCAACGACCTGGTGCCCAACCTCCTCGAGACCGTAAAGGGCTACGCCGCGCACGAGAAAGAGGTCTTCGCTCGAGTCGCCGAGTCGCGCGAGAAGATGATGCGCGCGGGCAGCGTCAAGGAGTCCGCCGAGGCCGCCAACATGATGACGGCCGCGCTCAGAAGCGTCTTCGCCATCGCCGAGAACTACCCGGAACTCAAAGCCAACGAGAACTTCCGGGTCCTGCAAGAGGAGCTCTCCGGCATCGAGAACAAAATAGCCTACGCCCGGCAGTTCTATAACGACTCGGTCCTCATGTACAACAACGCCATCACCACCTTTCCCGGCGTCGCCTTCGCCGGGCCGATGGGCAAGGACACGCAGGTCTACTTGGAGATCCCCGAGACCGAGCGCGAGGTTCCCACCGTCTCCTTCAGCTCTTAG
- a CDS encoding M48 family metallopeptidase, protein MAQAPDGLPSESADRLGRKINLYDWKAANIRASWGLMVAVAVVLAGVAYLAAQAFDPAAAVFYVGIAVFIAVAQSGAAYWFSDKMALAASRARPATVSEHRYLVNVTEAVAIGAGVPTPKIYVIDSPAPNAFATGRNPENGAIAVTTGLMTLLDRQELEGVVAHEMAHIKNYDILFTSLLVAMVGALLLLRDLLWRSARYGGMRGRGGGRRGKGGGGQAVALALLMVALILAPLLGMLLRMAVSRRREYLADATGAFITRNPEGLASALEKLRDYKGQALEVSESVQHMFFTNPVKKFNAQGLFATHPPLEERIDRLRRL, encoded by the coding sequence GTGGCCCAAGCGCCCGACGGCCTGCCCAGCGAGTCCGCCGACCGCCTGGGCCGGAAGATCAACCTCTATGACTGGAAGGCGGCCAACATCCGCGCCTCCTGGGGGCTCATGGTTGCCGTCGCGGTCGTCCTGGCGGGTGTCGCCTACTTAGCGGCGCAGGCCTTTGACCCGGCGGCGGCGGTGTTCTATGTGGGCATTGCCGTCTTTATCGCGGTGGCGCAGAGCGGAGCGGCCTACTGGTTCAGCGACAAGATGGCCTTGGCGGCCTCGAGGGCGCGCCCGGCGACCGTGAGCGAGCACCGCTACTTGGTCAACGTGACCGAGGCCGTCGCCATCGGCGCGGGCGTGCCGACGCCCAAGATCTACGTCATCGACTCGCCCGCGCCCAACGCCTTCGCCACCGGGCGCAATCCTGAAAACGGCGCCATCGCCGTGACCACCGGCTTGATGACGCTCTTGGACCGGCAGGAGCTCGAGGGCGTCGTCGCCCACGAGATGGCCCACATCAAAAACTACGATATCCTCTTCACCTCGCTCTTGGTGGCGATGGTCGGGGCTTTGCTGCTCCTTCGCGACCTGCTCTGGCGCTCCGCGCGCTACGGCGGCATGCGGGGCAGGGGAGGGGGCAGAAGGGGCAAGGGCGGCGGCGGTCAGGCGGTCGCCCTGGCGCTGCTCATGGTGGCGCTCATCCTGGCGCCGCTCCTGGGCATGCTCTTGCGCATGGCGGTGAGCCGCCGCCGCGAGTACCTGGCCGACGCCACCGGCGCCTTTATCACCCGCAACCCCGAGGGGCTGGCGAGCGCGCTCGAGAAGCTCAGGGACTATAAGGGCCAAGCCCTCGAGGTCTCTGAGTCGGTGCAGCACATGTTCTTCACCAACCCGGTCAAGAAGTTCAACGCTCAGGGGCTCTTTGCCACCCACCCGCCGCTCGAGGAGAGAATCGACCGCCTGCGCAGGCTGTAG